One region of Collinsella aerofaciens ATCC 25986 genomic DNA includes:
- a CDS encoding alpha/beta hydrolase — translation MGRQYDEALIGAISGRSFITEKRGLEVQIRPVPDDEREHVLDPRILEVSRKKMRNVSMSPSWTSLIGMRHRPDKPTYRLLDGEVQRDEVLMEAADRYIDLFVWTPPNHKEASPALVYLHGGAFMAGNVLQFEHQLEFIAEKSGAVVVYPEYRLAPETAFPGQIEDCVLALDYVREHAGDLGIDPHKIMVAGDSAGGSLTNACVQLRGAGAVAHAFEIYPEVDLAGEQGEGYEDFPAIADQEDVARFRIDHLRDSDGPMVELCAHGKMSPHDPLISALMLEDCTDFPPVTIVTSEYDPLRIPDEKWATKLRSSGIDVEVIEYAGCDHGFFDHFGVYPQSEDVCLLMAEKLKEMAVQ, via the coding sequence ATGGGCAGACAATACGACGAGGCGTTGATTGGCGCCATCTCCGGTCGCTCGTTTATAACCGAGAAGAGGGGACTCGAGGTTCAAATTCGTCCGGTTCCTGATGATGAAAGAGAGCATGTGCTTGACCCGCGAATTCTCGAGGTATCCCGCAAGAAGATGCGGAATGTTAGCATGTCTCCGAGCTGGACGAGCCTTATTGGAATGCGTCATCGCCCGGATAAGCCGACATACCGCCTACTCGATGGTGAGGTTCAGCGCGATGAGGTCCTCATGGAGGCAGCCGATCGCTATATAGATTTATTCGTCTGGACGCCACCAAATCATAAGGAGGCAAGTCCAGCGCTAGTTTACCTGCATGGCGGCGCGTTTATGGCGGGGAATGTTCTGCAATTTGAACATCAGCTCGAGTTCATCGCCGAAAAGTCTGGTGCAGTGGTGGTTTATCCGGAATACCGCTTGGCGCCGGAGACGGCATTTCCCGGGCAGATCGAGGATTGCGTTCTTGCTCTTGATTATGTGCGTGAGCATGCCGGGGATCTCGGAATCGATCCTCATAAAATAATGGTCGCCGGCGACTCTGCGGGAGGAAGCCTTACTAATGCGTGTGTTCAGCTCAGGGGTGCTGGAGCTGTAGCCCATGCCTTCGAAATCTATCCTGAAGTCGACCTTGCGGGCGAACAGGGCGAGGGATATGAGGATTTTCCTGCGATAGCCGATCAAGAGGACGTTGCGCGTTTTCGCATCGACCATCTTCGCGATTCGGACGGCCCGATGGTCGAACTTTGTGCACACGGAAAAATGTCTCCTCATGACCCGTTGATTTCTGCGCTAATGCTTGAGGACTGCACTGATTTCCCCCCGGTGACTATCGTGACATCCGAATACGATCCGCTTCGTATCCCCGATGAAAAATGGGCTACAAAATTACGGTCTTCAGGAATCGATGTCGAGGTCATCGAATATGCCGGATGTGACCATGGTTTCTTCGATCATTTTGGCGTGTACCCGCAATCGGAAGACGTGTGTTTGTTGATGGCTGAGAAGCTTAAAGAAATGGCTGTACAATAA
- the purE gene encoding 5-(carboxyamino)imidazole ribonucleotide mutase → MADQKPVVGIIMGSKSDLGVMEGCTAELEALGVPYELVIASAHRTPAKVHEWASTAADRGIKVIIAAAGKAAHLGGVVAAFTPLPVIGVPMKTSDLGGMDSLLSMVQMPSGVPVACVAINGAKNAAIYATQILGACDPEYRKVIEKMKQEMADA, encoded by the coding sequence ATGGCAGATCAAAAGCCGGTTGTCGGGATCATCATGGGTTCCAAGTCCGACCTGGGCGTTATGGAAGGTTGCACCGCCGAGCTCGAGGCGCTGGGCGTGCCCTATGAGCTTGTCATTGCGAGCGCACACCGCACACCGGCGAAGGTCCACGAGTGGGCTTCGACTGCCGCCGATCGCGGTATCAAAGTGATTATCGCCGCCGCCGGCAAGGCCGCTCACCTGGGTGGTGTCGTGGCTGCCTTTACGCCGCTGCCGGTCATCGGCGTGCCTATGAAGACGAGTGACCTGGGCGGCATGGATTCGCTGCTGTCGATGGTGCAGATGCCTTCGGGCGTGCCCGTGGCCTGCGTTGCCATCAACGGCGCCAAGAACGCCGCCATCTACGCCACGCAGATTCTGGGCGCTTGCGACCCCGAGTACCGCAAGGTTATCGAGAAGATGAAGCAGGAGATGGCCGACGCCTAG
- a CDS encoding type II toxin-antitoxin system RelE family toxin: MSGYEVAFYPDALKDIKRLDGSQRKIVLKAIEKIRTNPLPQNEGGFGKPLGNKAGTDLTGFMKIKLRGSGIRIVYRLIRIKEKMAIVVVGAREDMEVYRTAQRRELDFEKWAEENI, translated from the coding sequence ATGAGTGGGTACGAAGTCGCTTTCTACCCGGATGCTCTCAAGGATATTAAGCGTCTGGACGGCTCCCAACGAAAGATCGTCCTTAAGGCTATAGAAAAAATCAGAACGAACCCATTGCCGCAGAACGAAGGTGGATTCGGCAAGCCTCTTGGAAACAAGGCAGGTACGGATTTGACTGGCTTTATGAAAATCAAGCTCAGGGGAAGTGGCATTCGAATCGTGTACCGCCTCATCAGAATTAAAGAAAAGATGGCCATCGTAGTGGTAGGCGCTCGCGAAGACATGGAAGTCTACCGAACTGCTCAGAGACGAGAACTCGATTTCGAGAAATGGGCGGAAGAGAATATCTAG
- a CDS encoding amidophosphoribosyltransferase — MSQETIRAAERAAGQVKTMSTYDPDSDQLHEECGIFGVWAPDRDVARLTYFGLRALQHRGQESAGIAVGDGGTVMVRKDLGLLDRVFSNADLSTLSGQLAVGHVRYGTAGAKSWEASQPHLSTINSVIIALAHNGTLVNTDELRRQLIELGVPFLSNSDSEVATKLIGYFTQRTGHLREGIRKTMELVRGGYAMTLINEQALYAFRDPHGIRPLVLGKLVDEGLDQADAASVSQLPSQDGAATVDSAVRVTRAGGWVVASETCALDIVGAEYVRDVRPGEILRISAEGLVSEQGVPAAEEPANCIFEQVYFARPDSIMNGKSVYACRYDMGRQLAHEEPVEADLVIGVPDSGLPPAEGYSHESGIPFGEGLIKNRYVGRTFIEPTQELRAMGVRMKLNPLRDNIEGKRLVVIDDSIVRGTTMVQLVKMLRNAGAKEIHIRINSPEVIWPCFYGIDTDVQSQLISANKTVDEICEYIGADSLAFLSVEGLLKVMPKGGYCDACFTGRYPVAIPESFGRDKFMEGFKPRNLDKPLHFDDDAVVEKYDDRSWEEEHGEA, encoded by the coding sequence ATGTCTCAAGAAACCATCCGCGCGGCCGAGCGTGCCGCGGGACAGGTGAAGACCATGTCGACGTATGATCCGGACTCCGACCAGCTGCATGAGGAATGCGGCATTTTTGGTGTGTGGGCACCCGATCGCGATGTGGCTCGACTGACGTACTTTGGTCTGCGCGCGCTGCAGCATCGCGGCCAGGAATCGGCGGGAATCGCCGTGGGTGATGGCGGCACGGTTATGGTCCGCAAGGATCTGGGCCTGCTCGACCGCGTGTTCTCCAACGCCGACCTGTCGACACTCTCCGGCCAGCTGGCCGTGGGCCACGTGCGCTATGGCACTGCCGGTGCCAAGAGCTGGGAAGCCTCGCAGCCGCATCTTTCTACCATCAACAGCGTCATTATCGCGCTCGCGCACAACGGTACCCTCGTCAACACCGACGAGCTGCGCCGCCAGCTGATCGAGCTGGGCGTGCCGTTCCTTTCCAATTCGGATTCCGAGGTCGCGACTAAGCTTATCGGCTACTTTACTCAGCGTACAGGCCATCTGCGCGAGGGCATTCGCAAGACCATGGAGCTCGTGCGCGGCGGCTACGCCATGACGCTCATCAACGAGCAGGCGCTCTACGCATTCCGCGATCCGCACGGCATTCGCCCGCTCGTGCTGGGCAAGCTGGTGGACGAGGGCCTGGACCAGGCCGATGCCGCATCCGTTTCGCAGCTGCCGTCGCAGGACGGCGCCGCGACGGTCGACTCCGCCGTCCGTGTCACGCGCGCCGGCGGCTGGGTCGTTGCTTCCGAGACCTGCGCACTCGACATCGTGGGTGCCGAGTACGTCCGTGACGTTCGTCCCGGCGAGATTTTGCGCATCAGCGCCGAGGGTCTGGTATCCGAGCAGGGCGTGCCTGCAGCCGAAGAGCCCGCAAACTGCATCTTTGAGCAGGTCTACTTTGCCCGCCCCGACTCCATCATGAACGGCAAGAGCGTCTATGCCTGCCGTTACGACATGGGTCGTCAGCTGGCACACGAGGAGCCCGTCGAGGCCGATCTGGTCATCGGCGTGCCCGACTCCGGCCTGCCGCCCGCGGAGGGGTATTCGCACGAGAGCGGTATTCCCTTTGGCGAGGGCCTTATCAAGAACCGCTACGTGGGCCGTACGTTTATCGAGCCCACGCAGGAGCTGCGCGCCATGGGCGTGCGTATGAAACTCAACCCGCTGCGCGACAACATCGAGGGCAAGCGCCTGGTCGTCATCGACGACTCCATCGTGCGCGGCACCACCATGGTGCAGCTCGTCAAGATGCTACGCAACGCTGGCGCCAAGGAGATTCATATCCGCATCAACTCGCCCGAGGTCATCTGGCCGTGCTTCTACGGCATCGATACCGACGTGCAGTCGCAGCTTATCAGCGCCAACAAGACGGTCGATGAGATTTGTGAGTATATCGGCGCCGATTCGCTGGCCTTCCTTTCGGTCGAGGGCCTGCTTAAGGTCATGCCCAAGGGCGGTTACTGCGATGCGTGCTTTACCGGCCGCTACCCCGTGGCGATTCCCGAGAGTTTTGGCCGCGACAAGTTCATGGAGGGCTTTAAGCCCCGCAACCTGGACAAGCCGCTGCACTTTGACGACGACGCCGTGGTCGAGAAATACGACGACCGCAGCTGGGAAGAGGAACACGGCGAGGCCTAA
- a CDS encoding class B sortase, with product MSDYQGKRFKASQIPDPSKPGAAHAAQQGRTSSPQQPRAPRSVTPATHRRQDAPAAYRPSSYSNAKKPPRSSSHAAPSDYTEPPRKKRRSIIPILLIIVGIGLIVAAAAIFINAQIGYKQASDSYQKIEKQYISDKDASGVPIIDFDALAQTNPEIVGWIYVPGTNINYPVVQTNNNSKYLNTLFDGTANASGAIFLDSDDTAPGMVDQQTTIYGHHMNDGSMFNVISDTTDQATFDSIEYVYYITRDATYKLRPLATKVVEDTYSKARTSNFEGDDGLKNYLSEMLDGASAVASDATDRAASATKVVTLVTCRSLSLSNTRAVMVLTPVEE from the coding sequence ATGTCCGACTATCAGGGAAAACGATTCAAGGCTTCTCAGATTCCCGATCCGTCGAAGCCGGGTGCTGCCCATGCGGCACAGCAGGGTCGGACATCCTCTCCTCAGCAGCCGCGCGCGCCGCGTTCCGTAACGCCGGCGACGCATCGTCGACAGGACGCGCCGGCCGCATATCGACCTTCATCTTATAGCAACGCTAAGAAGCCGCCCCGGTCTTCATCGCATGCCGCGCCGTCGGATTACACCGAGCCGCCGCGCAAAAAGCGCCGCTCCATTATTCCCATTCTGCTCATCATCGTGGGCATCGGTCTGATTGTCGCCGCTGCCGCTATCTTTATTAATGCTCAGATTGGCTATAAGCAGGCGAGCGATTCGTATCAGAAAATCGAGAAGCAATATATAAGCGATAAGGACGCCAGCGGCGTGCCGATTATCGACTTTGATGCACTTGCTCAGACAAACCCCGAGATTGTGGGTTGGATTTATGTGCCGGGAACCAACATCAACTATCCCGTGGTGCAGACCAACAACAACTCCAAATACCTCAACACGCTGTTCGACGGTACGGCCAATGCATCTGGGGCCATTTTCCTGGATAGCGATGACACCGCGCCGGGAATGGTTGACCAGCAGACCACGATCTACGGCCACCATATGAACGATGGGTCAATGTTCAACGTGATTTCGGATACGACTGACCAGGCAACGTTCGATAGCATTGAATATGTGTACTACATCACACGGGATGCTACGTATAAGCTGCGTCCGCTGGCGACCAAGGTCGTTGAGGATACGTACTCCAAGGCGCGCACATCCAATTTTGAGGGCGACGACGGGCTCAAGAACTACCTGTCCGAGATGCTCGACGGTGCCTCTGCCGTGGCGAGCGATGCCACCGATCGCGCCGCCTCGGCAACCAAGGTCGTAACGCTTGTGACCTGTCGTTCGTTATCGCTGAGCAACACACGTGCCGTCATGGTGCTCACGCCGGTCGAGGAATAG
- a CDS encoding putative ABC transporter permease, with amino-acid sequence MDRNELDPSVPSATEVKKIPLIIKVYAVLCILSGVGTLPSVGAFMWQVITALINGNAAAKLGDNTLVAVGLIVAGIMLSAASAVILIIFGLDLIKNQRRNAARLSYILIALTVVELLVDVMLQGIGPFLLRPAIQLGILVALSTTVDPTLRQERELQRRLQEMLDRDAAAEGMLGRDETGEGYIKLNYFNLFWVFFVCCILGLIAEDIWHMTVDDPGVYQNRAGMLFGPFSPIYGFGAVLMTMVLNRFYKKNPIIIFLVSALLGASFEVFVGWFMQTSFGVVSWSYSHMKLFGMPDPLAVLTGGRTCTGFACLWGLGGLIWIKLLLPRLLKLINMIPWKSRYSATVIFTIIMLVDGVMTLQSLDYWYQRVNGTEPDIPVAQFYGKYFDNDFMENRFQSMTMSPKDATRV; translated from the coding sequence ATGGATCGAAACGAACTCGACCCCAGCGTCCCCAGCGCCACGGAGGTCAAGAAGATCCCCCTCATCATTAAGGTATACGCCGTCCTGTGCATCCTGTCCGGCGTGGGCACGCTCCCGTCGGTCGGCGCCTTTATGTGGCAGGTCATCACCGCGCTCATCAACGGCAACGCCGCCGCCAAGCTCGGCGACAACACGCTCGTCGCGGTCGGACTGATTGTCGCCGGCATCATGCTCTCAGCTGCCAGTGCCGTCATCTTGATCATCTTTGGCCTTGACCTCATCAAGAACCAGCGCCGCAATGCCGCCCGTCTGTCCTATATCCTTATCGCATTGACCGTCGTCGAGCTTTTGGTTGACGTGATGCTCCAGGGCATCGGGCCTTTCTTGCTGCGCCCCGCCATCCAGCTCGGCATCCTCGTCGCGCTTTCGACCACCGTCGACCCCACGCTGCGCCAGGAGCGCGAGCTGCAACGCCGCCTGCAGGAAATGCTCGATCGCGACGCCGCCGCCGAGGGCATGCTCGGGCGCGATGAAACCGGCGAAGGCTACATCAAGCTCAACTACTTCAACCTGTTCTGGGTATTCTTTGTCTGCTGCATACTCGGCCTGATCGCCGAGGACATCTGGCACATGACGGTCGACGACCCGGGCGTCTACCAGAACCGCGCCGGCATGCTGTTTGGCCCCTTCAGCCCCATCTACGGATTTGGCGCCGTGCTCATGACCATGGTGCTCAACCGCTTCTACAAAAAGAACCCCATCATTATCTTTTTGGTGAGCGCGCTGCTCGGCGCAAGCTTTGAGGTGTTCGTGGGCTGGTTTATGCAGACCTCGTTTGGCGTGGTCTCGTGGAGCTACTCGCATATGAAGCTCTTTGGCATGCCCGATCCGCTCGCCGTCCTTACCGGTGGACGTACCTGCACGGGCTTCGCCTGCCTGTGGGGCCTGGGTGGCCTTATCTGGATCAAGCTGCTGCTGCCGAGGCTGCTCAAGCTCATCAACATGATTCCCTGGAAGAGCCGCTACTCGGCCACCGTCATCTTTACCATCATTATGCTGGTCGATGGCGTTATGACGCTGCAGTCGCTCGATTATTGGTATCAGCGCGTCAACGGCACGGAACCGGATATTCCCGTTGCGCAGTTCTACGGCAAGTACTTCGATAATGACTTTATGGAGAATCGCTTCCAGAGCATGACCATGAGCCCCAAGGATGCGACGCGCGTGTAG
- a CDS encoding type II toxin-antitoxin system prevent-host-death family antitoxin, giving the protein MPALQMLDNLVPISDFSHGKGSAAFSKVGDDNPVVVLKHNKPAFVIVTPDEYREAKQAEEDLALLTLALKRVAVARDDALVSLSDVMEELGVSQDELDQMDEVEFE; this is encoded by the coding sequence ATGCCTGCTTTGCAGATGCTCGACAACCTTGTTCCAATTAGCGATTTCAGCCACGGTAAGGGCTCGGCTGCATTTTCGAAGGTTGGGGACGACAATCCAGTTGTGGTTCTCAAACACAACAAGCCAGCGTTTGTGATTGTGACACCCGATGAATATAGGGAAGCGAAGCAAGCGGAGGAGGACCTCGCCTTGTTAACGTTGGCACTTAAGAGAGTGGCTGTGGCACGTGACGATGCGCTTGTTTCCCTGTCTGATGTTATGGAAGAGCTGGGTGTGAGCCAGGACGAACTCGATCAGATGGATGAGGTCGAGTTTGAATGA
- a CDS encoding PTS system mannose/fructose/sorbose family transporter subunit IID: MTTNSNDVLELSPESNKSTDKRITKKDLKALFWRSFPLNIMWSFDRQMNVGFCYDMIPVIKRLYDKPEDRIEAYKRHLEFYNIQVTFNPLVAGIVASMEEENANNQDFDTASINAMKASLMAPLSGIGDSLIASTLRMIATGVVTGLCLSGSLLGPILFLLLYNVPTILIRWFGLQYGYSLGSGMISKLNDSDVMHKVTSGLAIVGLMVVGGMVATTVAVTTPLALNFGDTAFKLQETLDGIFPALLPLCAFGIMCLCNKKQVKIIWQIVGILAAGIVLGVLGILG; this comes from the coding sequence ATGACAACGAATTCTAATGATGTTCTTGAGCTCTCGCCGGAGTCAAATAAATCGACCGATAAGAGAATAACCAAGAAAGACTTAAAGGCGTTATTTTGGCGCAGCTTTCCACTCAACATCATGTGGAGCTTTGACCGACAAATGAACGTTGGTTTCTGCTACGACATGATTCCGGTAATCAAGCGGTTATACGATAAGCCTGAAGACCGGATCGAGGCATATAAGCGTCATCTTGAGTTCTACAATATTCAAGTTACGTTTAATCCTCTGGTCGCCGGCATTGTGGCCTCCATGGAGGAGGAAAACGCCAACAATCAGGACTTTGACACCGCCTCAATTAACGCCATGAAAGCATCGCTTATGGCTCCGCTTTCCGGTATTGGAGATTCACTGATTGCCAGTACGCTTCGCATGATTGCGACGGGCGTTGTGACAGGACTTTGCCTTTCGGGCAGTCTGCTCGGCCCAATCCTGTTCCTGCTTCTTTATAATGTCCCAACGATCCTGATCCGCTGGTTTGGGCTTCAGTATGGTTATTCGCTTGGCAGTGGCATGATTTCGAAGCTGAACGATTCTGATGTAATGCACAAAGTTACGTCCGGCCTGGCGATTGTGGGACTAATGGTAGTTGGTGGAATGGTGGCGACCACCGTTGCAGTTACCACTCCGCTCGCTCTTAACTTCGGCGACACCGCGTTTAAGTTGCAGGAAACGCTCGATGGGATATTCCCGGCTCTTTTGCCGCTCTGCGCGTTCGGGATCATGTGTCTTTGCAATAAGAAACAGGTCAAAATTATTTGGCAGATTGTGGGCATTCTCGCTGCGGGTATTGTGCTCGGCGTCCTGGGGATTTTGGGCTAG
- a CDS encoding PTS sugar transporter subunit IIB: MIKLCRVDSRLVHGQTVFSWYPTLEANAILVVSDEYAASKERIQALRIAKPADAKLVVKSVEDSIVALNGSAVDKYELIVVAGNVHDACEVARACPKITSVNLGGARPLGDSVKELGPAVRLSQSDINEIKKAMADGIEFEVRQVASEKKRIVTSFDL; the protein is encoded by the coding sequence ATGATTAAACTGTGTCGCGTCGATAGCCGGTTAGTGCATGGGCAGACCGTGTTCTCTTGGTATCCAACGCTTGAAGCAAACGCTATTCTTGTGGTTTCAGATGAGTACGCCGCAAGCAAAGAGCGAATTCAAGCGCTGCGAATTGCAAAACCCGCTGATGCCAAATTGGTTGTCAAAAGTGTAGAAGATTCCATCGTGGCCCTTAACGGAAGCGCGGTGGATAAATACGAGCTAATTGTTGTTGCGGGAAATGTACATGACGCCTGTGAAGTTGCGCGTGCGTGTCCAAAAATAACGTCTGTGAATTTAGGCGGCGCTCGACCGTTGGGGGACAGCGTAAAGGAGCTTGGCCCTGCTGTGCGCCTTTCCCAATCCGATATTAATGAAATTAAGAAAGCCATGGCTGATGGAATCGAGTTCGAGGTAAGGCAGGTTGCTAGCGAGAAAAAACGCATCGTAACAAGTTTTGATTTGTAG
- a CDS encoding molybdenum cofactor biosynthesis protein MoaE, translating to MGYSMTVKGEMMLENGKTMPSVDAWLREAKADSSAPACGMYLTHNGVVRATPKAEARGVETDGVAPGHKVGGMVFGYDASKVQAAIEATSAMPGIGYVRVWLASGELAVGDDIMLVLIGGDIRPHVVDALQALVGTIKNECVSEVEREA from the coding sequence ATGGGCTACTCAATGACGGTGAAAGGGGAAATGATGCTCGAGAATGGCAAAACGATGCCTTCGGTTGATGCTTGGCTGCGCGAGGCCAAGGCCGATTCGTCGGCACCTGCGTGCGGTATGTATCTGACACATAACGGTGTGGTGCGTGCGACGCCCAAGGCCGAGGCGCGCGGTGTCGAGACCGATGGCGTGGCGCCGGGCCACAAGGTGGGAGGCATGGTGTTCGGCTACGACGCCAGCAAGGTGCAGGCTGCTATCGAGGCCACGAGCGCGATGCCGGGTATCGGCTATGTGCGCGTGTGGCTGGCAAGCGGCGAGCTCGCCGTGGGTGACGACATCATGCTCGTGCTCATCGGCGGGGACATTCGCCCGCATGTGGTCGATGCGCTGCAGGCACTCGTTGGCACCATCAAGAACGAATGCGTGAGTGAGGTCGAGCGCGAGGCGTAG
- a CDS encoding GntR family transcriptional regulator, translated as MPAAKDELTQPELLYQTVENDILKKIVSGELPGGSQIPTETELCKQYKVSRITVRRAVQNLIDQNLLYRLRGKGTFVNPSKLTLKRGTSTIFNLSSDPQYGDKTTKSILETGLIKADAHIARELKIDNGTVVQRVARLVYIENAPCAIDTIYATQGTLPGLLELLTDNASLFDLIANHYSIATGIEKLKITAGIAGLQEANLLGYIVGAPVSVVEHVTYACNEMPLHYSKTVWRADASSFEFSISKDGRLL; from the coding sequence ATGCCTGCAGCAAAAGACGAGCTCACTCAGCCAGAGCTTCTCTATCAGACCGTTGAAAACGATATCCTCAAGAAAATAGTTTCTGGCGAACTCCCCGGCGGCAGTCAGATTCCCACCGAAACCGAGCTTTGCAAGCAATACAAAGTAAGCAGGATCACCGTAAGACGCGCCGTACAGAATCTCATTGACCAAAACTTGCTCTACCGCCTGCGAGGCAAGGGGACATTCGTAAACCCATCGAAGCTCACCCTGAAACGAGGAACAAGCACCATTTTCAATTTGAGCTCCGACCCCCAATACGGCGATAAAACAACCAAGTCCATCTTGGAAACAGGCTTGATCAAGGCTGATGCCCACATTGCACGGGAGCTCAAAATTGACAACGGAACCGTAGTGCAACGAGTTGCGCGCTTGGTTTATATCGAAAATGCCCCCTGCGCCATCGACACCATTTATGCAACGCAGGGCACTCTACCCGGACTACTGGAGCTTCTCACAGACAATGCCAGTCTTTTCGACCTGATCGCCAACCATTACAGCATCGCAACCGGTATTGAGAAACTCAAAATCACCGCAGGAATAGCGGGGCTCCAAGAAGCAAACCTTCTCGGTTATATCGTTGGAGCCCCCGTGAGCGTTGTCGAGCACGTCACATATGCCTGCAATGAAATGCCGCTCCACTATTCGAAAACCGTTTGGCGAGCAGACGCATCGTCCTTCGAGTTCAGCATCTCAAAAGATGGACGCCTTCTCTAG
- a CDS encoding PTS mannose/fructose/sorbose/N-acetylgalactosamine transporter subunit IIC, whose amino-acid sequence MLLQAFLVGLAAAIGQSDYLLGTAMVERPIVLGAIVGIFLGDIPTGVIVGFQLELAFMGVWQVGAAVPPNVIVGSVLGTAFAITMGAGPETALTIAMPTAVLAGMFDSLMYSVVTPPMAVWADRGAEKDDPKTIAAAMWTNGILYIIALGLICGVAFYVGNDAVQALIDAIPDWLTNGLTIATGILPALGFAQLMSILSTKELSFLFFGGFLLSAYLNIPTIGIVAFSLILIGILNMAHIFMPASAAVAKEVDDDNEF is encoded by the coding sequence ATGCTGCTTCAGGCTTTTCTGGTTGGTCTTGCCGCTGCGATAGGTCAATCGGATTATTTACTCGGTACTGCGATGGTCGAGCGGCCGATTGTCCTCGGAGCGATCGTCGGTATTTTTTTGGGTGATATTCCGACTGGCGTTATTGTTGGTTTCCAGCTCGAACTCGCGTTCATGGGGGTCTGGCAGGTTGGTGCTGCCGTGCCGCCCAACGTAATTGTTGGTTCAGTTTTGGGAACAGCCTTTGCGATTACTATGGGTGCGGGTCCCGAGACCGCTCTGACTATTGCTATGCCCACTGCGGTGCTTGCCGGCATGTTTGACAGCCTTATGTATAGCGTTGTTACGCCTCCTATGGCTGTCTGGGCTGATCGTGGTGCCGAAAAAGACGACCCCAAAACGATTGCAGCCGCTATGTGGACCAATGGAATTCTCTACATCATTGCGCTTGGCTTGATTTGCGGCGTGGCTTTTTACGTTGGAAATGATGCTGTTCAGGCACTGATTGACGCCATTCCTGATTGGCTTACGAATGGGCTTACGATCGCAACGGGTATTCTGCCCGCGCTTGGATTTGCGCAGCTTATGTCAATCCTGTCCACCAAGGAGCTGAGCTTCCTATTCTTTGGAGGCTTCTTGCTGAGTGCCTATCTAAACATTCCGACGATCGGTATCGTGGCGTTTTCGCTGATCCTGATTGGGATTCTCAATATGGCTCACATTTTTATGCCTGCCAGTGCGGCGGTCGCTAAGGAGGTTGACGATGACAACGAATTCTAA